Sequence from the Streptomyces sp. NBC_00440 genome:
CCGGTCGACTCGGCGACCCGGCGCACGATGTCGAGGCCGAGCCCCGTGGAGCCGGTCCGCCCGCCGCTGTTGCCGCGCGTCAGGGCGGCCGCCGGGTCGGCGATGCCCTCACCCGCGTCCGACACGAGCACGATGACGGCGTCCTCCGCGTGGTGCACGTCCACCGAGAAGGGGGTGCCCTCGGGCGTGTGGCGGAAGACGTTGCCGAGCAACGCGTCGAGTGCGGCGGCCAGTTCGGAGCGTATGACCGGGATGCGTGCCGCTCGGCCCACACCCGCCAGCCGTACCGTACGGCCCTCGTCCTCCGCCAGCGCCGACCAGAAGGCCATCCGTTCGCGGATCACCTCGGAGGCGTCGCAGCCCGCGGCCGCCGGTTGCAGCCCCTGGGGTCGCGGGCGCTGTTCGCGGGCCGTGCGGATGATCGTGTCGACCTCCCGCTCCAGCTTCTCGACGGCCGCGCGGGTCTGCTCGGCGGCCGGACCGTCGCCCAGCGAGGCCGCGTTGAGCCGCAGGACCGTGAGCGGGGTGCGCAGCCGGTGCGAGAGGTCGGCGGCCAGTTCGCGTTCGTTGTCGAGGAGTTGGACGACCTGGTCGGCCATCGAGTTGAACGCCACGGCGGCCGAGCGCAGTTCGGTCGGTCCTTCCTCGACGACCCGTACGGACAGCCTGCCCTCGCCCAGGTCGTGCGCCGCCCGCGCGAGCCGCTGCGCGGGGCGCACCATCCGTACGCCCAGCCGGTCGGCGACCGCGACCGAGCCGACGACCAGCGCGATGCCCACGCCCGCGAGGACCAGCCAGGCGGTGCCGACGCCGTTGGAGACCTCGCCCTGCGGTACGTACACCTCGACGACCGCGATCCTTCCGGTGGGCAGCGCGGTCGGCTGGAGGAGCGCGGAGCCGCCGGGCACCGCGGTGATCATGGCCTGGCGGCGGGCCGCCTCGATGTCCTTCGGTGCTGCCCGCCGGTGGCCGGTCTCGGTGGGCCGGCTGCCCGGTTCGCCCGACGCGGGCACATGGATGGCGACGCGTCCTGCGGCGCCCGCCGGGGTGGAGGCGACCGCCTTCTCCAGCGCGAGGCGGTCGGTGGTGATGGAGAGGGTGGGCGCGAGGGCCGACGCGTTCCGCTCGGCGCCGGCGAACGCCCGGTCGCTGGCCATCTCCTTGATGACCAGACCGAGCGGAATGGCGAAGGCCACCACGACCATGGCGGTGGCGGCCAGCGCCACTTTGACCAGCGCCCACCTCATAGGGGCGGCTCCAGCTTCACCCCGACACCCCGGAGCGTGTGCAGATAGCGCGGGCTCGCGGCGGTCTCGCCGAGTTTCCTGCGCAGCCAGGAGAGGTGCACGTCGATGGTCTGGTCGTCGCCGTACGACTGCTGCCACACCTCGGCGAGCAGCTCCTTGCGCGGTACGACCACACCGGGCCGTCCGGCGAGGAAGGTCAGCAGGTCGAACTCCCGCCGGGTCAGATCGAGCCGTACCCCGTCCAGTTCCGCCTGCCTGCGCAGCGGATCGACGCAGAGCCCGCCGACGCGGATGAGCCGCGGCGGCGGTTCGGCGCCGGAGCTGCTGCGGGCGCGTCGCAGTACGGCCGCCATCCGGGCCGACAGATGCTCCACGGAGAAGGGCTTGGTGAGGTAGTCGTCGGCGCCGTCGTTCAGCAGCCGTACGATCTCCGCCTCGTCGTCCCGTGCGGTGGCGATGATCACCGGTACGTCGGTGATGCCGCGCAGCATCTTCAGCGCTTCCGCCCCGTCGAGATCGGGCA
This genomic interval carries:
- a CDS encoding HAMP domain-containing sensor histidine kinase, which gives rise to MRWALVKVALAATAMVVVAFAIPLGLVIKEMASDRAFAGAERNASALAPTLSITTDRLALEKAVASTPAGAAGRVAIHVPASGEPGSRPTETGHRRAAPKDIEAARRQAMITAVPGGSALLQPTALPTGRIAVVEVYVPQGEVSNGVGTAWLVLAGVGIALVVGSVAVADRLGVRMVRPAQRLARAAHDLGEGRLSVRVVEEGPTELRSAAVAFNSMADQVVQLLDNERELAADLSHRLRTPLTVLRLNAASLGDGPAAEQTRAAVEKLEREVDTIIRTAREQRPRPQGLQPAAAGCDASEVIRERMAFWSALAEDEGRTVRLAGVGRAARIPVIRSELAAALDALLGNVFRHTPEGTPFSVDVHHAEDAVIVLVSDAGEGIADPAAALTRGNSGGRTGSTGLGLDIVRRVAESTGGDVRIGRSVLGGTEVRLWIALDGGRALPARGHRVRGRRRGTLRGPVPG
- a CDS encoding response regulator transcription factor; translation: MASVLVVEDDQFVRSALIRHLTEASHTVRSVGTALEALREVAHFGFDLVILDLGLPDLDGAEALKMLRGITDVPVIIATARDDEAEIVRLLNDGADDYLTKPFSVEHLSARMAAVLRRARSSSGAEPPPRLIRVGGLCVDPLRRQAELDGVRLDLTRREFDLLTFLAGRPGVVVPRKELLAEVWQQSYGDDQTIDVHLSWLRRKLGETAASPRYLHTLRGVGVKLEPPL